A DNA window from Comamonas fluminis contains the following coding sequences:
- a CDS encoding SMI1/KNR4 family protein: MNSSQERLNQIAVWHTAQEHAKIKAAIEALPAAERSDELLSLLARALFNEDEFPAALETLDGIADRSGDEPWYCLRRALTLWQMNREDEALPWFLKAQTLGLEEIDELPGTYFPKSVSKWVERAEMWAPRRLEMKSFEAQRRSARSKTPVDAKFSAQDLAGLWDDSEYSLSQYTGATPTTEDFAAIETELGFRLPGAYKSLIQLRNGGILARNCYPNALRRDWTTAAFSVESIFGIDRSKPYSLCGSRGAKFWIEEWRYPEIGIAIADTISAGHQMIFLDYSDCGPDGEPCVVSVNQESNYEISYVADNFAEFIRGLEPSEDEELDDD, encoded by the coding sequence ATGAATTCATCTCAAGAACGATTGAACCAGATTGCCGTTTGGCACACAGCGCAAGAGCACGCAAAGATCAAAGCCGCGATTGAGGCTTTGCCTGCAGCTGAACGCAGTGATGAGCTGCTGAGCCTGCTGGCGCGGGCGCTGTTCAATGAGGACGAATTTCCTGCAGCACTTGAAACGCTGGACGGGATTGCCGATCGCAGTGGTGATGAGCCGTGGTATTGCCTGCGCCGAGCGCTGACTTTGTGGCAAATGAATCGCGAAGATGAGGCGCTGCCCTGGTTCCTCAAGGCGCAGACCCTGGGGCTGGAGGAAATTGATGAGCTGCCCGGCACTTACTTCCCCAAGTCGGTCAGCAAATGGGTGGAGCGCGCCGAGATGTGGGCACCGCGGCGGCTGGAGATGAAAAGCTTTGAAGCCCAGCGAAGATCGGCGCGCAGCAAAACACCTGTGGATGCCAAGTTCAGCGCGCAAGATCTGGCGGGCCTGTGGGATGACAGCGAATATTCGCTGAGCCAATACACCGGAGCCACTCCAACGACCGAGGATTTTGCGGCGATCGAGACCGAGCTGGGTTTTCGCCTGCCAGGTGCCTACAAATCGCTGATTCAGCTGCGCAATGGCGGCATCTTGGCACGCAATTGCTACCCCAATGCTTTGCGCCGGGACTGGACGACTGCGGCGTTTTCCGTGGAAAGTATCTTTGGCATTGATCGCAGCAAACCCTATTCGCTGTGCGGAAGCCGGGGTGCTAAGTTCTGGATTGAAGAATGGCGTTATCCAGAGATTGGCATTGCGATTGCCGACACCATCAGCGCCGGTCACCAGATGATTTTTCTGGACTATTCGGATTGCGGCCCTGACGGTGAGCCCTGCGTGGTGTCGGTCAATCAGGAGTCGAATTACGAGATCAGCTATGTGGCCGATAACTTCGCCGAGTTCATTCGCGGTCTGGAGCCTTCCGAGGATGAAGAGTTGGACGACGACTGA
- the phnD gene encoding phosphonate ABC transporter substrate-binding protein, with the protein MTMTRKTWLKAAVASLTLAATSGVMAQQPTELRVGLIPSEDAQAMMRASQQVMEQLAAKTGMKVKPFVANDYNGVIEAMRSGKIDVAYFGPFSYVLASQLANAEAFAIPVAKKSGRSSYNSIIISKKDKGLSTVPQLQGKTFAFVDPSSASGHLFPKAGLKGDGIDTDKYFSRVIFSGSHDASIMAVANGKVDAAAVAAPIFQTAVAKGHVKAEDFQIIWRSKDIPESPMAWRKNLDEATKKKVATALAEIKGLPWGDRGELNGFAPTNDQAYDVVRQTAKALNLDLGKMK; encoded by the coding sequence ATGACAATGACCCGCAAAACCTGGCTGAAAGCCGCTGTTGCCAGCCTGACTCTGGCCGCCACTTCCGGTGTGATGGCGCAGCAGCCCACGGAGTTGCGCGTGGGCCTGATCCCTTCTGAAGATGCGCAGGCCATGATGCGTGCCAGCCAGCAGGTGATGGAGCAACTGGCGGCCAAGACGGGCATGAAGGTCAAGCCTTTTGTCGCCAACGATTACAACGGCGTGATCGAAGCCATGCGCTCGGGCAAGATCGATGTGGCTTACTTCGGCCCCTTCTCCTATGTGCTGGCATCGCAGCTGGCCAACGCCGAAGCGTTTGCGATTCCCGTAGCCAAGAAGTCGGGACGCAGCTCTTACAACAGCATCATCATCAGCAAGAAGGACAAGGGCCTGAGCACCGTGCCCCAGTTGCAGGGCAAGACGTTTGCGTTTGTCGATCCCAGCTCTGCATCGGGCCATCTGTTCCCGAAGGCGGGCCTCAAGGGCGACGGCATTGATACCGACAAATACTTCTCTCGCGTGATCTTCTCGGGCTCGCACGACGCCAGCATCATGGCGGTGGCCAACGGCAAGGTGGATGCGGCGGCGGTGGCCGCCCCGATCTTCCAGACCGCTGTGGCCAAGGGCCATGTGAAGGCCGAAGACTTCCAGATCATCTGGCGCTCCAAGGACATCCCCGAGTCACCCATGGCCTGGCGCAAGAATCTGGATGAAGCCACCAAGAAAAAAGTAGCCACTGCACTGGCCGAGATCAAGGGCCTGCCCTGGGGCGACCGTGGTGAGCTCAACGGCTTTGCGCCCACCAACGATCAGGCTTACGACGTGGTGCGCCAGACTGCTAAGGCGCTGAATCTGGATCTGGGGAAGATGAAATGA
- a CDS encoding GbsR/MarR family transcriptional regulator, with amino-acid sequence MEGMTQAKPLSELSRQFVSHFGEMGSRWGINRTVGQIYALLFLSADPLNADQIAETLEFSRSNVSMGLKELQAWRLVQLRHQPGDRREYFQAPQDVWEIFKRLAEERRRREIEPTQSMLRTAMMEEVHTDEERYAQQRMRDMHELIDKLMNWYDDVQRLSPETAMQLMGMGSAVTRLLDLKDKITGRGSKAAPEA; translated from the coding sequence ATAGAGGGCATGACGCAAGCCAAACCACTTTCGGAATTGAGCCGACAATTTGTTTCTCATTTTGGAGAGATGGGCAGCCGCTGGGGAATTAATCGCACAGTGGGGCAGATCTATGCCCTACTGTTTCTGTCCGCAGATCCCCTGAATGCCGATCAAATTGCAGAAACACTGGAGTTCTCACGCTCCAATGTGAGTATGGGACTCAAAGAGCTACAGGCCTGGCGGCTGGTGCAACTTCGTCATCAGCCCGGCGACCGCCGCGAGTACTTTCAGGCGCCTCAGGATGTCTGGGAAATATTCAAGCGCCTGGCCGAAGAACGCCGCCGCCGCGAGATTGAGCCCACACAGTCCATGCTGCGTACCGCCATGATGGAAGAAGTCCATACGGATGAAGAGCGCTACGCCCAGCAGCGCATGCGCGATATGCATGAGCTGATCGACAAGCTCATGAACTGGTATGACGATGTGCAGCGCCTGTCACCCGAAACCGCCATGCAGCTCATGGGCATGGGCTCTGCCGTGACCCGCCTGCTGGACCTCAAGGACAAGATTACAGGCCGTGGCAGCAAAGCCGCCCCTGAAGCCTGA
- a CDS encoding PA0069 family radical SAM protein: MKSQPPLHKQDATTGNDVVRPVIAIKGRGSASQIAHRFARDARLDFDDGWGEVVPEDGESGTAPWRTQLEWEQCKSALSRHGSPDLPFHLGLNPYRGCEHGCIYCYARPTHSYLGYSPGLDFETRLVAKANFPQVLRKELSRPGHVAATVMLGSVTDCYQPIEREVGLTRKTIEVLAQARHPFSIVTKGAGIERDLDLLAPLAQKNLVAVYITLTTLQPELARRLEPRAAAPHRRLRLIRSLSEAGIPVGVSLAPQIPFLNDDLEQVLAAAQEAGARQAFYAVLRLPWEVAPLFEEWLQLHYPDRAQRVMERVRDLHGIREEDRAEGKVYSSQFGQRMKGTGAWADMLAQRFGLACRKLGLNRDRVVLDCSQYHPSRLSAQQSLF; encoded by the coding sequence ATGAAAAGTCAGCCACCACTCCACAAGCAGGACGCAACCACAGGCAATGATGTGGTCCGGCCTGTGATCGCCATCAAGGGGCGTGGCTCTGCCAGTCAGATCGCTCACCGATTTGCACGCGATGCGCGCCTGGATTTTGATGATGGCTGGGGCGAGGTCGTGCCAGAGGATGGTGAGAGCGGCACCGCGCCGTGGCGTACCCAGCTGGAGTGGGAGCAGTGCAAGTCTGCGCTCAGCCGCCACGGATCGCCTGATTTGCCTTTTCATCTGGGCCTCAACCCCTACCGTGGTTGTGAGCATGGCTGTATTTATTGCTATGCCCGGCCCACGCATAGCTATCTGGGCTACTCGCCGGGGCTGGATTTTGAAACTCGCCTGGTCGCCAAAGCCAATTTCCCGCAGGTGCTGCGCAAAGAGCTGTCGCGCCCCGGCCATGTGGCAGCCACAGTCATGCTGGGCTCGGTCACCGATTGCTATCAGCCCATAGAGCGCGAAGTGGGCCTGACGCGCAAAACCATTGAAGTGCTGGCGCAGGCACGCCATCCGTTTTCCATCGTTACCAAAGGCGCAGGCATAGAGCGTGATCTGGATTTACTGGCTCCGCTGGCGCAGAAAAATCTGGTGGCCGTCTATATCACCCTGACCACGCTGCAGCCCGAGCTGGCCCGCCGCCTTGAGCCGCGAGCCGCCGCGCCGCACCGGAGGCTGCGCCTGATTCGCAGCCTGAGCGAAGCAGGCATTCCCGTCGGCGTGAGCCTGGCGCCGCAGATTCCTTTTCTCAACGACGACCTGGAGCAGGTTCTGGCCGCTGCACAAGAGGCGGGTGCCCGCCAGGCTTTTTATGCCGTGCTGCGTTTGCCGTGGGAGGTGGCGCCGCTGTTTGAGGAGTGGCTGCAATTGCATTACCCCGACCGCGCCCAGCGCGTGATGGAGCGTGTGCGTGACCTGCATGGCATCCGCGAAGAGGACCGGGCCGAAGGCAAGGTCTACAGCAGCCAGTTCGGCCAGCGCATGAAAGGCACCGGGGCATGGGCTGATATGCTGGCCCAGCGTTTTGGGCTGGCTTGTCGCAAGCTGGGCTTGAATCGCGACAGAGTGGTGCTGGACTGCAGCCAATATCACCCCAGTCGCCTGTCTGCGCAGCAATCCCTGTTTTGA
- a CDS encoding acyltransferase family protein yields MAQSSNNSHSRSALIDCTKGLACAAIVWHHLAFYGPMSDVAHPVMPDLLDWLYEYARMAVQIFLVIGGFLAAASLAPQGLARFDSPWSKVGKRFVRLVVPYAVALVVTIVVSAAIRPWFDHESVSADPDLWQLFAHALLLQNIVGEESLSAGVWYVSIDFQLFAGTVLLLAGVRGLQQLAVKRWGEATVKGWWPWAVTGMQALVVALTAASLFSFNLDADLDVWAIYFMGAYGLGMMAYWAVAAEKRSTAWSWAMLIAALAIGALVYEWRDRIFLAGVTGLLLIVCMRTEGIARWKGFAPLRRLGEISYSVFLIHFSICLLVNAVVNHFWHGSVTAAVMGIPFAFVLSLTAGYVLYQLVERHVSSWSQALRWQAGLIGVGLFTTLLAGLR; encoded by the coding sequence ATGGCACAAAGCTCAAACAACTCTCACTCTCGTAGCGCTCTGATTGATTGCACCAAAGGCCTGGCTTGCGCGGCCATTGTCTGGCATCACCTGGCGTTCTATGGCCCCATGTCCGATGTGGCGCATCCTGTCATGCCGGATTTGCTGGACTGGCTCTATGAGTACGCCCGCATGGCGGTGCAGATTTTTCTGGTGATTGGTGGCTTCCTGGCGGCTGCAAGCCTGGCACCGCAGGGGCTGGCCCGGTTTGATTCGCCATGGTCCAAAGTCGGCAAGCGCTTTGTGCGCCTGGTCGTGCCTTATGCCGTGGCGCTGGTGGTGACCATCGTCGTCTCTGCAGCCATTCGCCCCTGGTTCGATCACGAGTCCGTCTCGGCAGACCCAGACCTCTGGCAGCTGTTTGCCCATGCGCTGCTGCTGCAGAACATTGTGGGCGAGGAGTCTCTGTCCGCCGGTGTCTGGTATGTGTCCATAGACTTTCAGCTGTTTGCAGGCACGGTCCTGCTTCTGGCGGGTGTGCGTGGTTTGCAGCAACTGGCAGTCAAGCGCTGGGGCGAGGCCACAGTCAAGGGTTGGTGGCCCTGGGCCGTCACTGGCATGCAGGCGCTGGTCGTGGCGCTGACTGCTGCATCGCTCTTCAGTTTCAATCTGGATGCGGATCTGGACGTCTGGGCCATCTACTTCATGGGGGCCTATGGGCTGGGCATGATGGCCTACTGGGCCGTGGCAGCAGAAAAGCGCAGCACAGCCTGGAGCTGGGCCATGCTGATTGCCGCCCTGGCGATTGGCGCTCTGGTCTATGAATGGCGCGACCGCATCTTTCTGGCTGGTGTGACCGGGCTGCTGCTGATCGTCTGCATGCGCACGGAGGGCATTGCGCGCTGGAAGGGCTTTGCCCCGCTGCGCCGTCTGGGCGAGATTTCCTACTCGGTATTCCTGATTCACTTCTCCATCTGCCTGCTGGTCAATGCGGTGGTCAACCACTTCTGGCATGGCTCGGTCACGGCGGCAGTGATGGGCATTCCTTTTGCCTTCGTGTTGTCGCTGACTGCAGGTTATGTGCTGTATCAGCTGGTCGAGCGCCATGTCTCGTCCTGGAGCCAGGCGCTGCGCTGGCAGGCTGGCTTGATTGGGGTTGGCCTCTTCACAACCCTGCTGGCAGGCTTGCGCTGA
- the phnX gene encoding phosphonoacetaldehyde hydrolase has product MQALSTASSAAGREKSADLSPLQAVIFDWAGTLVDFGSLAPTQIFVEAFATFGIHITLAQARGPMGLSKWDHIRQLLQDESIAAQWLEKFGRAPANEDVDAIYARFMPMQIAKVGEFSAPIEGAVQTLQWLRANGLKVGSCSGYPREVLNQLLPQAEAAGVKPDYVVAGDELEAGGRPGPFMALANVLALGIGDVRACVKVDDTVPGIEEGLNAGMWTVGLSLSGNEVGYSVQEFAKADAADVEARVEVAEAKLKKAGAHYVVRSVADLPEVLQAIAADMRAGRKPA; this is encoded by the coding sequence ATGCAAGCCCTGTCCACAGCATCCAGCGCCGCTGGGCGCGAAAAATCCGCAGACTTGTCTCCGCTGCAAGCCGTCATCTTTGACTGGGCCGGTACGCTGGTGGACTTTGGTTCGCTGGCGCCCACGCAGATCTTTGTCGAGGCCTTTGCCACCTTCGGCATCCACATCACGCTGGCCCAGGCACGCGGCCCCATGGGCTTGTCCAAGTGGGATCACATTCGCCAGCTGCTGCAGGATGAAAGCATTGCCGCCCAGTGGCTGGAAAAGTTTGGCCGTGCGCCTGCTAATGAAGATGTGGACGCGATTTATGCCCGCTTCATGCCCATGCAGATTGCCAAGGTGGGTGAGTTTTCCGCCCCTATCGAAGGTGCTGTGCAGACCCTGCAGTGGCTGCGCGCCAATGGTTTGAAGGTGGGCTCCTGCTCGGGCTACCCCCGTGAAGTGCTGAATCAGTTGCTGCCGCAGGCTGAAGCGGCAGGCGTTAAGCCTGACTATGTGGTGGCGGGTGACGAACTGGAAGCCGGTGGCCGCCCTGGCCCCTTCATGGCACTGGCCAATGTGCTGGCGCTGGGCATTGGCGATGTGCGCGCCTGTGTGAAGGTGGATGACACCGTGCCCGGCATTGAAGAAGGCTTGAATGCAGGCATGTGGACCGTGGGCCTGAGCCTGTCGGGCAACGAAGTAGGTTACAGCGTGCAAGAGTTTGCCAAGGCCGATGCAGCAGACGTTGAGGCCCGTGTGGAGGTGGCTGAAGCCAAGCTGAAAAAAGCCGGTGCCCACTATGTGGTGCGCAGCGTGGCGGATCTGCCTGAGGTGCTGCAGGCTATTGCGGCGGATATGCGCGCCGGGCGCAAGCCAGCTTGA
- the rnk gene encoding nucleoside diphosphate kinase regulator: MERKPQITLSSLDLERIETLLEKNSSNFPGRDALEAELDRADVLDPQQMPPTVVTMNSTVRFTMLESGKANTLTLVYPKDMDGSADKVSIFAPVGIALLGLSLGDEFKMPSPTGQVTVRVDAIVFQPESSGELHR, from the coding sequence ATGGAGCGCAAGCCCCAAATCACTTTGTCGTCCTTGGATCTGGAACGCATTGAGACTTTGCTGGAAAAGAACTCCAGCAACTTTCCAGGCCGCGATGCGCTGGAAGCCGAACTGGATCGCGCAGATGTGCTCGACCCTCAGCAAATGCCACCCACTGTGGTGACCATGAACTCCACCGTGCGCTTCACGATGCTGGAGAGCGGCAAGGCCAACACCCTGACCCTGGTCTACCCCAAGGACATGGATGGCAGCGCTGACAAGGTCTCGATTTTCGCCCCCGTCGGCATTGCCCTGCTGGGCCTGTCTTTGGGTGACGAATTCAAGATGCCCAGCCCAACCGGCCAGGTCACCGTGCGCGTAGATGCCATCGTTTTCCAGCCCGAAAGCTCTGGCGAGCTGCACCGCTGA
- the phnC gene encoding phosphonate ABC transporter ATP-binding protein: protein MITIRNLRKSYGSNHVLHGIDMDVKAGEFVVMLGLSGAGKSTLLRCMNGLNQPDSGTLQVGGIDLMQKHSRRDLARHVAMVFQHHNLVQRLSVRKNVLTGRLGQVGTLASVMQLFRQSDIALADECLQRVGLAHKADERTEALSGGQMQRVGIARALAQQPQVILADEPVASLDPKTARSVLQYLRDATRELGIAVVCNLHQVDYAREFSDRVVGLSQGCMVFDGAPDSLDETALNAIYNTDMPQQAAGEKDAVLTTPGAWLPKAMPLAATAGGLQ, encoded by the coding sequence ATGATCACCATCCGCAATCTGCGCAAAAGCTATGGCAGCAACCATGTGCTGCACGGCATCGACATGGACGTGAAGGCTGGTGAATTCGTGGTCATGCTGGGGCTGTCCGGCGCAGGCAAGTCCACGCTGCTGCGCTGCATGAACGGGCTGAATCAGCCCGACAGCGGCACGCTGCAGGTGGGCGGCATTGACCTGATGCAAAAACATTCGCGCCGCGATCTGGCCCGCCATGTGGCCATGGTTTTTCAGCACCACAACCTGGTGCAGCGCCTGTCGGTGCGCAAGAACGTGCTGACGGGGCGCCTGGGCCAGGTGGGTACGCTGGCCTCGGTCATGCAGCTGTTCCGGCAAAGCGACATTGCACTGGCCGACGAGTGTCTGCAGCGTGTGGGGCTGGCCCACAAGGCCGATGAGCGCACGGAAGCTCTGTCCGGTGGGCAGATGCAGCGCGTGGGCATTGCCCGTGCACTGGCGCAGCAGCCACAGGTGATTCTGGCGGACGAGCCCGTGGCCAGTCTGGACCCCAAGACAGCGCGCAGCGTGCTGCAATATCTGCGTGATGCCACGCGAGAGCTGGGCATTGCTGTGGTTTGCAATCTGCACCAGGTGGATTACGCCCGTGAGTTTTCAGACCGGGTGGTGGGCCTGTCGCAAGGGTGCATGGTGTTTGATGGTGCACCCGATTCGCTGGATGAGACAGCACTCAACGCCATCTACAACACCGACATGCCGCAGCAGGCGGCAGGTGAAAAAGACGCGGTGCTGACCACGCCTGGCGCATGGCTGCCCAAGGCCATGCCGCTTGCGGCCACAGCGGGCGGTTTGCAATGA
- a CDS encoding SMI1/KNR4 family protein, protein MTADLQTLFTNLAKASANQGVHPEPGSGLVQPTHGVEIPSAYKDFLRLLGPGSWGEFLHFHAPEHMSTHEELLSSFMDDDLQELLEPTADVLVFASSDNGDMCGWHLHDLIRMPPDACPVIRIAPRSFDGVVIAATTAEFFQLLGQGANLFGVGALPWVFRPRSQQ, encoded by the coding sequence ATGACCGCCGACCTGCAAACCCTGTTTACGAATCTCGCCAAAGCCAGTGCCAACCAAGGAGTTCACCCGGAACCCGGCTCTGGACTTGTGCAGCCCACGCATGGCGTTGAGATTCCCTCCGCTTATAAAGACTTTTTGAGGCTTCTCGGCCCTGGAAGCTGGGGCGAATTTCTGCACTTTCATGCGCCGGAGCATATGAGCACGCACGAGGAGCTGCTGTCTTCCTTTATGGATGATGACTTGCAGGAATTGCTGGAGCCCACGGCCGATGTACTGGTCTTTGCCAGCAGCGACAACGGTGATATGTGCGGCTGGCACTTGCATGACTTGATTCGCATGCCACCAGATGCTTGCCCTGTCATTCGCATTGCACCGCGCAGTTTTGACGGTGTCGTGATTGCCGCCACGACGGCAGAGTTTTTCCAGTTGCTGGGGCAGGGGGCGAATCTGTTCGGTGTGGGTGCTTTGCCTTGGGTGTTTCGGCCAAGGTCACAGCAGTAG
- the psrA gene encoding iron-containing alcohol dehydrogenase PsrA: protein MWTYQNPVHISVGCKSLDQLPALLNGRSCLLVTFPEAQALGLVQRVHTMLGAQLRGVIDSIAPNPDVQWLAPLYEQVQREHADVPVIVALGGGSAIDSAKALICHTPSGKFEDLLAVLKQGGSLPSAGHKALIAIPTTAGTGSEVTPWATIWDQSGGQKYSLHQPCTWPEAAVIDAELMTSLPAGATLASGLDALSHALESIWNVNRNPVSMSLAVQSARRTMAALPALMKNLGSLALRADMAEAALLAGLAFSNTKTALAHSLSYDITLQHGVPHGLACSFSLPLVLEMALGADPVADAALLSIFDASTPSVAIERLRAFLQGLGVATDPAHYGVAPDDWQAMVHKAASGPRGRNFIRAL from the coding sequence GTGTGGACCTATCAAAACCCCGTGCACATTAGCGTGGGATGCAAGAGCCTCGATCAACTGCCAGCGCTGCTCAATGGCCGCAGCTGCCTGCTGGTCACCTTCCCTGAAGCGCAAGCTCTGGGCCTGGTGCAGCGCGTGCACACAATGCTGGGCGCGCAACTGCGCGGCGTGATCGACAGCATTGCCCCCAACCCCGATGTGCAATGGCTGGCACCGCTGTATGAGCAGGTGCAGCGCGAACATGCCGATGTGCCGGTGATTGTGGCGCTGGGTGGCGGCAGCGCCATTGACTCGGCCAAGGCCCTGATTTGTCATACGCCCAGTGGCAAGTTTGAAGACCTGCTGGCGGTGCTGAAGCAGGGCGGCTCGCTGCCGTCTGCGGGCCACAAGGCGCTGATCGCTATTCCCACAACAGCAGGCACGGGCAGCGAAGTGACGCCTTGGGCCACGATCTGGGATCAGTCCGGGGGACAGAAATATTCTCTGCACCAGCCATGCACCTGGCCCGAGGCAGCCGTCATCGATGCAGAACTGATGACCAGCCTGCCCGCTGGCGCCACGCTGGCTTCGGGGCTGGATGCTTTATCGCACGCGCTGGAGTCGATCTGGAACGTCAACCGCAACCCCGTTTCCATGTCGCTGGCCGTGCAATCCGCCCGCCGCACCATGGCTGCGCTGCCTGCCTTGATGAAAAACCTGGGCAGCCTGGCGCTGCGCGCCGATATGGCCGAAGCCGCATTGCTGGCCGGGCTGGCGTTTTCCAACACCAAGACAGCGCTGGCACATTCGCTGTCCTACGACATCACGTTGCAGCATGGTGTGCCGCATGGCCTGGCCTGCTCATTCAGCCTTCCGCTGGTGCTGGAGATGGCGCTGGGTGCTGACCCCGTGGCCGATGCCGCCTTGCTGTCCATCTTTGATGCAAGCACCCCATCGGTGGCGATTGAACGCCTGCGCGCTTTCCTGCAAGGGCTGGGTGTTGCCACCGATCCTGCGCACTACGGCGTAGCGCCGGATGACTGGCAGGCCATGGTTCACAAGGCCGCCAGTGGCCCGCGCGGGCGCAATTTCATTCGCGCGCTTTAA
- a CDS encoding LysR substrate-binding domain-containing protein: MSTARYRAFIAVAQQGSLSAAARSLGLSQPTISSQIATLERQSQIELFHRQGYRMSLTSAGHKLMTLAQKLLALESEAEFFLRDSGKLHQGELKIGAVGPFHVIEMVAAYRALHPGMQLSIRMGNSQQVLHDLENYSTDVAVLAGLYERPELVAREYARHSIILFAHVDHPLAQREQIDIAALHNQALLLRERGSTTRTAMEKALAAASVKPQLNLEIGSREAIREAVARGLGIGAVSEAEFIPDARFRPIRIAGDPASTTTYVYCMKERSDSLLVRSFWEAIEDRN, from the coding sequence ATGAGCACCGCCCGCTACCGAGCCTTTATCGCCGTGGCCCAGCAAGGAAGTCTGAGCGCTGCCGCACGTTCTCTGGGCCTGAGCCAGCCCACGATATCGAGCCAGATCGCCACGCTGGAGCGACAAAGCCAGATTGAGCTGTTTCACCGTCAGGGCTACCGCATGAGCCTGACCAGTGCGGGGCACAAGCTGATGACGCTGGCGCAGAAGCTGCTGGCTCTGGAGTCGGAAGCCGAGTTCTTTCTGCGCGACTCCGGCAAGCTCCATCAAGGGGAACTCAAGATCGGCGCCGTGGGGCCGTTTCATGTCATCGAAATGGTGGCGGCCTACCGTGCGCTGCATCCTGGAATGCAGCTGTCGATTCGCATGGGCAACTCGCAGCAGGTGCTGCATGACCTGGAGAACTACAGCACCGATGTGGCCGTGCTGGCGGGCCTGTACGAACGCCCGGAACTGGTGGCCCGCGAATATGCACGCCACTCCATCATCTTGTTCGCCCATGTGGACCACCCGCTGGCGCAGCGCGAGCAAATCGACATTGCAGCCCTGCACAACCAGGCATTGCTGCTGCGCGAACGAGGCTCCACCACGCGCACAGCCATGGAAAAAGCACTGGCAGCCGCCAGCGTGAAACCACAACTGAATCTGGAAATTGGCAGCCGCGAAGCCATACGCGAAGCCGTGGCACGCGGCCTGGGCATTGGTGCGGTGTCAGAGGCTGAATTCATTCCCGATGCCCGCTTCAGGCCGATTCGCATTGCGGGCGACCCGGCCAGCACCACGACCTATGTCTATTGCATGAAGGAGCGCAGCGACAGCTTGCTGGTGCGCTCGTTCTGGGAAGCGATTGAGGACAGAAATTAA
- the phnE gene encoding phosphonate ABC transporter, permease protein PhnE: MSSNTLKQEDRWQWTAARPESTGGWLGYAAMALVIGWVLHWSASGAQMSWSELANGMPQIGDFLSRSVPPDWDILPRLWAPALETIQIAIWGTLLSVILALPLSFIAASNLHSWHWLRRITRQFLNVVRSINELILALVFVSAVGLGPFPGVLALALHGMGMLAKFFAEAIEEIDDGPLQALRSAGASQLQIIAFGVVPQVITAWIAVVLYRFEVNLRSATVLGMVGAGGLGFELVSSLKLFRYQETATCIIVITVMVIAADMASNWLRSRIQQGARH; encoded by the coding sequence ATGAGCAGTAATACCCTGAAGCAAGAAGACCGCTGGCAGTGGACGGCTGCACGCCCCGAAAGCACGGGCGGATGGCTGGGCTACGCTGCGATGGCACTGGTCATTGGCTGGGTGCTGCACTGGAGCGCTTCTGGTGCGCAGATGAGCTGGAGCGAACTGGCCAATGGCATGCCGCAGATTGGCGACTTTCTCTCGCGCTCTGTACCGCCCGACTGGGACATTCTGCCGCGCCTGTGGGCGCCTGCGCTGGAGACGATTCAGATTGCGATCTGGGGTACTTTGCTGTCGGTAATTCTGGCGCTGCCGCTGTCCTTTATCGCGGCCAGCAATTTGCACAGCTGGCACTGGCTGCGCCGCATCACACGCCAGTTCTTGAACGTGGTGCGCAGCATCAACGAGCTGATTCTGGCGCTGGTCTTTGTCTCTGCCGTGGGGCTGGGCCCGTTCCCCGGTGTGCTGGCGCTGGCCCTGCATGGCATGGGCATGCTGGCCAAGTTCTTTGCCGAGGCCATTGAAGAAATTGACGATGGCCCGCTGCAGGCCTTGCGCAGCGCCGGTGCCAGCCAGTTGCAGATCATTGCCTTTGGCGTGGTGCCGCAGGTCATCACGGCCTGGATTGCGGTGGTGCTCTACCGCTTTGAAGTGAATCTGCGCTCTGCCACCGTGCTGGGCATGGTGGGGGCAGGCGGTCTGGGCTTTGAGCTGGTCAGCAGTCTCAAGCTGTTCCGCTACCAGGAAACGGCTACCTGCATCATCGTCATCACGGTGATGGTGATTGCTGCCGACATGGCTTCCAACTGGCTGCGCAGCCGCATCCAGCAGGGCGCACGCCACTGA